Proteins from one Paenibacillus amylolyticus genomic window:
- a CDS encoding PRD domain-containing protein: MKVIKKVNNNVAIAINEHNEEVFVVGKGVGFLKTPYELTETDLVEKIFVAPKNIRMYDLLNSIPIEDIYLAEEVIKLGSQILNKTFNPNLLLTLSDHISFALTRTKEGIRIKNPLEWEVRTLYPDETRVGEAALKLIQEKTDIALPTAETTLIALHFVNAQVGSGEMSDTTKITTVTGEILSVIKYALKIDFQEDSIHFMRFATHIRYFILRQMSGKSLKDENESLFLMVKEKFPKELACVEKIADFLKNNYGWTCSDDEKLYLILHIQRLISNEPTE; this comes from the coding sequence TTGAAGGTTATCAAGAAAGTAAACAATAACGTGGCCATTGCTATTAATGAACATAACGAAGAGGTCTTTGTCGTAGGCAAAGGTGTAGGATTTTTGAAAACACCCTATGAGCTGACGGAGACGGACTTGGTGGAGAAAATATTCGTAGCTCCGAAGAACATTCGGATGTATGACCTGCTGAACAGTATTCCGATTGAGGATATTTATCTCGCGGAGGAAGTGATCAAGCTGGGCAGTCAGATCCTGAATAAAACATTTAACCCGAATCTGCTTCTCACCCTGTCCGACCATATCAGTTTTGCATTAACCCGAACCAAAGAAGGCATCCGTATCAAAAACCCACTGGAATGGGAAGTGCGGACACTCTATCCGGACGAGACTCGGGTGGGGGAGGCTGCGCTGAAGCTGATTCAGGAAAAAACGGATATCGCGCTGCCGACAGCCGAAACAACACTGATCGCTCTGCACTTTGTCAATGCACAGGTGGGCTCTGGAGAGATGAGTGATACGACAAAGATAACAACCGTGACGGGCGAGATCCTGTCGGTGATCAAGTATGCGCTCAAAATTGACTTTCAGGAGGATTCCATCCATTTCATGCGTTTTGCCACACATATCCGGTACTTCATTCTGAGACAGATGAGTGGTAAATCACTCAAAGACGAGAATGAATCGCTGTTTTTAATGGTAAAAGAGAAGTTTCCGAAGGAACTGGCTTGTGTGGAGAAGATTGCCGATTTCCTGAAAAATAATTATGGCTGGACCTGTTCTGATGATGAAAAGTTATATCTGATTCTGCATATCCAGCGATTAATCTCGAACGAACCAACGGAATGA
- the udk gene encoding uridine kinase → MLIIGIAGGTGSGKTTVARSVIDRLGSGKVTFISQDNYYKDQSQLTPEQRRLTNYDHPFAFDNDLLIEHLTLLKKGQAAYAPVYDFTIDNRAANETVELAPNHIVIVEGLHVLIDEHLRSLMDIKVFVDTDSDVRILRRVLRDIEERGRTIQSVYKQYLETVKPMHDAFIEPSKKYADIIIPEGGHNEVGIQMLSILTEKYLTGENWNGA, encoded by the coding sequence ATGCTCATTATTGGTATCGCCGGAGGAACTGGCTCCGGTAAAACGACGGTAGCTCGCTCCGTCATAGACCGTCTGGGATCAGGTAAAGTCACATTTATATCCCAAGACAATTATTACAAAGACCAGTCGCAGCTCACACCTGAGCAACGCCGACTCACCAATTACGATCACCCGTTTGCATTCGATAATGATCTGTTGATTGAGCATCTCACCTTGTTGAAAAAAGGCCAAGCGGCGTATGCTCCCGTATATGACTTCACCATAGATAACCGTGCTGCCAATGAGACGGTTGAACTGGCACCGAACCATATTGTCATTGTAGAAGGATTGCATGTGCTGATTGACGAACATCTTCGCAGTCTAATGGACATCAAAGTATTCGTTGATACCGACTCCGATGTGCGGATTCTGCGACGAGTGCTGCGGGACATTGAGGAACGCGGACGCACGATTCAATCCGTGTACAAACAATATCTCGAAACGGTAAAACCGATGCATGATGCTTTTATCGAGCCATCCAAAAAGTATGCCGATATCATTATTCCAGAAGGCGGACATAATGAAGTAGGTATTCAGATGTTATCCATCCTCACCGAGAAATATCTCACCGGGGAAAATTGGAACGGCGCTTAA
- the csaA gene encoding chaperone CsaA: MATFEEFMQHDLRVGTVVEAEPFPKARIPAIKMTIDFGPLGLKRSSAQITQRYTPDMIIGKQVIAVVNFPPRRIAGFVSEVLVLGGVPGEGDVVLLTPDSPLPNGTPIA; the protein is encoded by the coding sequence ATGGCAACTTTCGAAGAGTTTATGCAGCATGACCTCCGGGTGGGAACAGTGGTGGAAGCCGAACCCTTCCCCAAGGCTCGCATACCCGCTATCAAAATGACGATCGATTTTGGACCACTTGGTCTTAAACGTTCCAGCGCTCAGATCACCCAGAGATACACGCCTGACATGATCATTGGTAAACAGGTCATTGCTGTAGTTAATTTTCCACCTCGGCGAATTGCCGGTTTTGTCTCTGAAGTACTCGTGCTGGGCGGCGTGCCTGGTGAAGGAGATGTTGTCTTACTTACACCGGACAGTCCATTGCCTAATGGAACACCGATAGCCTGA
- a CDS encoding S-layer homology domain-containing protein, which translates to MKKMMISGATALALLTGGIVGFGGVGSSAEAAQATTTFKDVQATHWASSAINSAVEQGYFKGYADGTFKPSSPVTKAEMASILGRLSDQPNASTQESNNFTDIPEWAKAASLRLSRKASSPLPVTRENWMHRALFNEARWRLG; encoded by the coding sequence ATGAAAAAAATGATGATTTCCGGCGCAACCGCATTGGCTTTATTAACAGGGGGTATCGTAGGTTTTGGAGGCGTTGGGAGTTCTGCAGAAGCCGCACAAGCTACAACTACATTTAAAGATGTACAGGCAACACACTGGGCGTCCTCAGCAATTAATTCGGCCGTAGAACAAGGTTATTTCAAGGGGTATGCTGACGGTACATTTAAGCCAAGTTCACCCGTTACCAAAGCTGAGATGGCAAGTATCCTGGGACGTTTATCCGATCAGCCCAATGCATCGACACAAGAATCAAACAATTTCACAGACATACCCGAGTGGGCAAAAGCGGCGTCTCTACGGCTATCGCGAAAGGCTTCATCACCCCTTCCAGTTACAAGGGAAAACTGGATGCACAGGGCGCTCTTCAACGAGGCGAGATGGCGACTTGGCTGA
- a CDS encoding S-layer homology domain-containing protein: protein MATWLTQGLTVVDPEYKQALSDVTNTVVPAKEYFTGKLASAQKNAVAVALGTGLMSVANDKTFGVDRTTTRAEVAVLIARYAAVAKTKPADFQGLNELRAVGLTGTNLSIIAPKYQKAGPGKFSESYDYSKVTGDFAKVRNQELVTVTNYADLKIKNWIIVNPYVKETERSIYYPVFVDEKDRLLRGAYYSFTEFDISIKNSMNQLQAGSLINSPSINALTSPSTKGFKEYGLKHINDLLGPKGVFIEKKPVYWADGLLHFDKSLNPGVRLTLKDGTIYTVVPN from the coding sequence ATGGCGACTTGGCTGACACAAGGGCTAACGGTGGTTGATCCTGAGTACAAGCAAGCACTCTCTGATGTGACCAATACCGTTGTGCCTGCAAAGGAATATTTCACAGGCAAACTCGCAAGCGCTCAAAAAAATGCAGTTGCCGTTGCTCTGGGAACAGGACTGATGAGTGTAGCCAACGATAAAACATTTGGCGTTGATCGTACAACCACTCGGGCGGAGGTTGCTGTGTTAATTGCCCGTTATGCCGCAGTCGCCAAGACAAAGCCTGCCGATTTCCAGGGTCTGAATGAACTGCGAGCGGTGGGTTTGACGGGAACGAATCTGAGTATTATTGCGCCTAAGTATCAGAAAGCAGGACCAGGAAAATTTTCCGAATCGTATGATTACAGCAAAGTTACTGGCGATTTTGCAAAAGTTCGTAATCAAGAATTAGTTACAGTAACGAATTATGCAGATCTAAAGATCAAGAACTGGATCATCGTGAATCCATATGTGAAAGAAACTGAGAGAAGTATCTATTATCCTGTTTTTGTTGATGAAAAAGATAGATTACTCAGAGGCGCTTATTATTCTTTTACAGAGTTTGATATTAGTATTAAAAATTCTATGAACCAACTGCAAGCTGGGAGTCTTATCAATTCCCCAAGTATTAATGCCCTAACTTCTCCAAGCACCAAAGGTTTTAAAGAGTATGGACTCAAACATATAAATGACTTACTCGGACCCAAAGGCGTGTTTATCGAAAAAAAACCTGTCTATTGGGCTGATGGTCTCTTACATTTTGACAAGTCACTAAATCCTGGAGTACGCCTGACGCTCAAAGATGGAACAATCTATACTGTAGTTCCAAATTAA
- a CDS encoding DUF5704 domain-containing protein gives MDNTQYYSPGKPILVSVESFDGDTVKFTTQIGGAIEPIGHRPYNPPKYSADYVFNTDIYWSAIAEITKEINLSAGGQLSLNQSKQLNATVKTKNGDGNFGAETNVNTGSGGTTTWESSNPGVATVSNSGLVQAVSRGTTTITVLWEKDDFTLTTTTNIGVEENPGPGGEDGNGGGGGGCTPTIGPPSAGTIMSMNDLDPNVNGVIKSDNRDNETFNVLKGIPTSESLYTNAFADNYLFKQAWAKMSGKVTYDCNVTISYAREWTVPGPEVCDDDGCTPGPPVPANDTVPKPYNFQITRDYSYWKINNLEVYKLAKATMSNYALPGETVTMNPTGYTPPTLESKHDESVESHVRPGQTTSISYTPTKLTGGLNQPPTVPDDTSRLKGMAETNTPQSKVNNDLVKFNNATIMNDVETTKDGPTPSNIPNPTTIGRDVLYKPGNMISNSLLNKANTTSSGEIYYDLLPGNVNGGANKVLPINGINTVTVHTPVVNYAWVSDDQPHNQKTIPDPTSAALILERPFIVRIPTSGQHLDTASYPGYGNRDYAKYYRIKQVQFPFDVYNADRSQFIPAKTWVDIPVNQLDTTFYLPVWVDEGKYDIVFRNIAENAPANFTEQQDANTNLAHHVASDTVPVDVIGRLYDFHVTDISDYNWENVFRKRLGSPDPTNLSYWSGMNSIDGDPRGNLAPFVLPIRPGSHPVQGFANATVKTGYHFKFDLKTKGNMFGKQDGVRITPTFAFVSKDGSSRQEVDLYYHRGQERLIRIGSAQDLEKRFVVLNSRLRNVPGTELGDTARYQYTYELSAEERNQRTLAEYMVQLADQTSHQKTWVGRYDWMILSAPIRTLIGPKTDIPSGVNVDRANAAIQRWYGEYSLPADVYAVPKGTDLEPLARQNQLDEKSNIFLKNGYIVVNFNMESLRNGNTDAPICNIFMHH, from the coding sequence ATGGATAACACGCAATATTACTCACCAGGCAAACCAATCTTGGTTAGTGTGGAATCATTTGACGGTGATACGGTAAAATTCACAACTCAAATCGGAGGTGCTATTGAACCAATAGGTCACAGACCCTATAATCCACCTAAATATTCTGCTGACTATGTATTTAATACCGATATATACTGGAGTGCTATAGCTGAAATAACCAAAGAGATCAACCTCTCAGCTGGAGGTCAACTTAGCTTAAACCAGTCCAAACAATTGAATGCAACCGTCAAAACCAAAAATGGAGATGGGAACTTTGGAGCAGAGACCAATGTGAACACCGGCAGCGGTGGTACAACGACATGGGAATCATCCAATCCTGGTGTCGCTACCGTTAGTAACTCCGGATTAGTGCAAGCCGTCAGCAGAGGAACAACAACCATCACCGTATTGTGGGAAAAAGACGATTTCACCTTAACAACCACAACCAACATTGGCGTTGAAGAAAATCCGGGTCCTGGTGGTGAGGACGGTAATGGAGGCGGGGGCGGAGGTTGCACACCAACGATTGGACCACCTTCTGCTGGAACCATCATGAGCATGAATGATCTCGATCCAAATGTCAACGGTGTTATTAAGTCAGATAACAGAGATAATGAGACATTCAATGTATTAAAAGGAATCCCTACTTCCGAGTCACTCTACACGAATGCCTTTGCTGACAATTATTTGTTTAAACAAGCTTGGGCGAAAATGAGCGGTAAAGTTACATATGACTGTAATGTCACCATCTCGTACGCCAGAGAATGGACCGTACCTGGACCAGAAGTTTGTGATGATGATGGTTGTACACCAGGACCACCTGTACCAGCGAACGACACGGTACCCAAGCCATACAATTTTCAGATCACAAGAGACTACTCCTACTGGAAAATTAATAATCTGGAAGTATACAAGCTCGCTAAAGCAACCATGAGTAATTACGCTTTACCCGGAGAGACCGTTACGATGAACCCAACAGGATACACACCACCAACACTGGAGTCTAAACATGATGAATCTGTGGAAAGCCATGTACGACCAGGGCAAACCACTTCAATTTCATATACTCCAACCAAATTAACAGGTGGTTTGAACCAACCACCCACTGTGCCTGATGATACATCACGGTTAAAAGGGATGGCTGAAACCAACACACCTCAAAGTAAAGTGAATAATGATCTAGTGAAATTCAACAACGCAACCATCATGAATGATGTGGAAACAACCAAAGATGGCCCAACGCCATCCAACATTCCCAATCCAACAACAATCGGTCGCGATGTGTTGTACAAACCGGGCAACATGATCAGCAATTCCCTGTTGAATAAAGCCAACACAACTAGTTCGGGCGAGATCTATTATGATTTGCTACCCGGTAACGTGAACGGTGGTGCCAATAAAGTATTACCGATTAACGGCATCAACACCGTCACCGTACATACCCCTGTCGTCAACTATGCCTGGGTATCGGATGATCAGCCGCATAATCAGAAAACCATACCCGACCCAACCAGCGCTGCACTCATTCTGGAACGTCCGTTCATTGTGCGAATTCCGACATCAGGACAGCACTTGGACACAGCGAGTTATCCTGGATATGGGAATCGTGATTATGCCAAATATTATCGCATCAAACAGGTACAATTTCCGTTTGATGTCTACAATGCAGACCGGAGTCAGTTTATCCCCGCCAAGACATGGGTCGATATTCCGGTCAATCAACTGGACACCACATTTTATCTCCCTGTATGGGTAGACGAAGGCAAATATGACATTGTATTCCGCAATATTGCAGAGAATGCACCTGCAAACTTTACCGAGCAACAGGATGCCAATACCAATTTGGCCCATCATGTCGCATCAGACACGGTACCAGTGGATGTCATCGGAAGGTTATATGATTTTCACGTCACTGATATCTCCGATTACAACTGGGAAAATGTATTTCGCAAGCGATTGGGCAGTCCCGACCCGACGAACCTTAGCTACTGGTCAGGGATGAATAGCATTGATGGTGATCCGAGAGGCAACCTGGCTCCATTTGTGTTACCCATTCGACCAGGAAGCCATCCGGTACAGGGATTTGCTAACGCAACTGTGAAGACAGGCTACCATTTCAAGTTCGATCTGAAGACCAAGGGCAATATGTTTGGCAAGCAGGATGGTGTTCGAATAACGCCCACTTTTGCTTTTGTAAGCAAAGATGGTTCGTCCCGGCAAGAAGTGGACCTATATTATCATCGGGGCCAGGAACGCCTAATCCGGATCGGATCCGCTCAGGATCTGGAGAAACGCTTTGTTGTTCTGAACTCACGTCTCCGAAATGTACCGGGCACAGAGTTAGGCGATACCGCACGTTATCAGTATACTTATGAACTATCCGCAGAAGAACGCAACCAGCGTACGTTGGCGGAATATATGGTTCAACTGGCCGATCAGACTTCCCATCAAAAAACCTGGGTGGGTCGTTATGACTGGATGATCCTGTCTGCTCCGATTCGGACACTCATTGGGCCCAAAACAGACATTCCTTCCGGGGTTAATGTGGACCGGGCCAATGCTGCAATCCAGCGCTGGTACGGGGAGTACAGCTTGCCTGCCGATGTATATGCCGTACCCAAAGGGACGGATCTGGAGCCCCTCGCCCGACAAAATCAGCTGGATGAGAAATCGAATATTTTTCTAAAGAATGGTTACATCGTGGTCAACTTCAATATGGAGAGTCTTCGGAATGGAAATACGGATGCCCCCATCTGCAATATATTCATGCACCACTGA